One part of the Rutidosis leptorrhynchoides isolate AG116_Rl617_1_P2 chromosome 1, CSIRO_AGI_Rlap_v1, whole genome shotgun sequence genome encodes these proteins:
- the LOC139886229 gene encoding F-box protein At2g23160-like, whose product METSGSDELPVDIVYNILSRMPIKSLARFQCVSKVWCKYINDTYFETMHNAKRGAMKVDPTMLMMFQLDLYPYASSSLTMLVTNEGEKSATTHEEVVIATKNPPPYMEFGCKDWGPRFILEDIILGSCKGLIFSSQDNNVDDRSTVLLVINPLKRKCYKLPPIKIWSCTSSAFQEREACGLGYDDSTNTYKMVCVVLRNQDKIRSYDHDDDDVVKEDLCTVVHDVVLGGTANSSSSSSSWRKIPALPAYPISGEAVFANGCLHWLVSILLEYWPSNAVGKVVCFDLTKEEFGLIDPRNTLIRMGREHLVDLDGQVGLVYDDISTRHTSCIEVWLLNHETKCWVLHCRFDRKPPLRHNTFIKVIGYWNKDAGDLLITDTTCRRRLFIYRLKQGVLHEANFIYQGYLATTTNIRLYQPTFSSILRRSINNR is encoded by the exons ATGGAAACTTCAG GTAGTGATGAGTTACCGGTTGACATCGTATACAACATCCTGTCTAGAATGCCTATAAAATCTTTGGCTCGTTTTCAATGTGTAAGCAAGGTATGGTGCAAGTATATTAATGATACGTACTTTGAAACCATGCATAATGCCAAACGAGGAGCTATGAAAGTTGATCCCACGATGCTCATGATGTTCCAGTTAGATCTATATCCGTATGCATCTTCATCACTCACTATGTTGGTAACTAATGAAGGAGAAAAATCTGCAACAACTCATGAAGAGGTGGTGATCGCAACAAAGAATCCACCACCGTATATGGAATTTGGCTGTAAAGACTGGGGTCCTAGATTTATTCTAGAAGACATAATTCTAGGTTCCTGCAAGGGTCTGATATTTTCATCACAAGACAACAACGTCGACGACAGATCCACCGTTTTACTTGTGATTAATCCTTTAAAGAGAAAATGTTATAAGCTACCACCCATCAAAATTTGGTCATGTAcatcatcagcatttcaagaacgcGAGGCATGTGGGCTTGGTTATGATGATTCTACCAATACTTACAAAATGGTGTGTGTTGTGCTTCGAAATCAAGACAAGATTAGGTCGTAcgatcacgatgatgatgatgtagtgaaggaggatttatgcACCGTGGTACATGATGTTGTATTGGGTGGCACCgccaactcatcatcatcatcatcatcatggcggAAGATACCCGCACTTCCAGCGTATCCCATAAGTGGTGAAGCTGTATTTGCTAATGGATGTTTGCACTGGTTGGTTAGTATTTTACTTGAATATTGGCCGTCTAATGCAGTAGGTAAAGTAGTATGTTTTGACCTGACAAAAGAGGAATTTGGGTTGATAGATCCTCGTAATACACTTATTCGTATGGGTAGGGAGCATTTGGTTGATCTAGATGGTCAAGTTGGACTTGTATATGATGATATCAGCACGAGACACACGTCCTGCATAGAGGTGTGGCTACTGAATCATGAAACAAAATGTTGGGTCCTCCATTGCCGATTTGATAGAAAACCTCCTCTTCGTCATAATACGTTTATAAAAGTTATAGGATACTGGAACAAGGATGCAGGCGACTTATTAATAACAGACACTACTTGTCGGAGACGCTTGTTTATTTACCGCTTAAAACAGGGCGTTTTGCATGAAGCCAACTTTATTTATCAGGGTTATCTAGCTACAACTACAAATATTCGACTATATCAACCTACGTTTTCTTCGATCCTTCGCCGTTCAATCAACAACAGATGA